From a single Desulfatibacillum aliphaticivorans DSM 15576 genomic region:
- a CDS encoding 3-oxoacyl-ACP reductase: MGDILLELGKKDAARKVVKNLGLPLPLPQELSRPKGPWEEMPLLDVNAAVGHLPGSELAPQIAQALGGMGAMVHAAADSKKFSHYQKQGTARGRLAKALDMDAKPEGLNFRVLIFDATGVSDPAELEMMYEFFNTKIRSLSPCGRLIVLGRPADELEDISQAAASRALLGFVKSAGKEIGKKGATSQAIYVEKGAEDRLEPVLRFFLSDRSAYVSGQMVRVSAKVKAPESFTNIRPLDVKIALVTGAARGIGEQIARTMAGEGARVIVMDRPGEEDLTSKLARKINGSALNCDITASDAPKAIKDHIAENYGKKGLDVIVHNAGVTRDKMLANMDADRWNMVMNINLLALIASTKELLKIMPDNGRIVCLSSIAGIAGNVGQTNYAASKAGVIGFVEALAPTVADRGITVNAVAPGFIETQMTAAIPFATREAGRRLASLSQGGLPQDVAQVVTFLASPQASGVTGGVLRICGQNFIGA, from the coding sequence ATGGGAGACATTTTGTTGGAACTGGGAAAAAAAGACGCGGCCAGAAAAGTGGTCAAAAACCTGGGGCTTCCCCTACCGCTGCCCCAGGAGCTTAGCCGCCCCAAGGGGCCGTGGGAGGAAATGCCGCTGCTGGACGTCAACGCGGCCGTGGGGCATTTGCCGGGCTCGGAGCTTGCCCCTCAGATCGCCCAGGCTTTGGGCGGCATGGGCGCGATGGTCCATGCGGCCGCTGACTCCAAAAAATTCAGTCATTACCAAAAGCAAGGGACCGCGCGGGGCAGACTGGCCAAGGCCCTGGACATGGACGCCAAGCCCGAGGGCTTGAATTTTCGGGTATTGATCTTTGATGCGACCGGCGTTTCCGATCCGGCTGAACTGGAAATGATGTACGAGTTCTTTAATACGAAAATCCGCTCCCTAAGCCCTTGCGGCAGGCTCATCGTTCTGGGCCGCCCCGCGGATGAGTTGGAGGACATATCCCAGGCTGCGGCGTCCCGGGCCTTGCTGGGCTTTGTAAAGAGCGCGGGCAAGGAAATCGGCAAGAAAGGCGCAACATCCCAGGCCATTTACGTGGAAAAGGGAGCAGAGGACAGGCTGGAGCCTGTGCTGCGCTTCTTTCTGTCCGACCGCTCCGCTTACGTCTCCGGCCAAATGGTGCGCGTTTCCGCCAAGGTCAAGGCGCCTGAGTCTTTCACCAACATCCGGCCCCTGGACGTCAAAATCGCCCTGGTGACCGGCGCGGCAAGGGGCATTGGGGAGCAGATCGCCCGGACCATGGCCGGAGAAGGCGCCAGGGTGATTGTCATGGATCGCCCCGGCGAGGAGGACCTGACCTCCAAACTGGCCAGGAAAATCAATGGATCCGCTCTGAATTGCGACATCACGGCCTCGGACGCGCCCAAGGCCATTAAGGACCACATTGCGGAGAATTACGGTAAAAAGGGCCTGGACGTGATCGTCCATAACGCCGGCGTGACCAGGGACAAGATGCTGGCGAACATGGATGCGGATCGCTGGAACATGGTCATGAACATCAATCTCCTGGCGCTGATTGCGAGCACCAAGGAGCTTTTGAAGATCATGCCGGACAACGGCCGCATCGTTTGCCTTTCGTCCATTGCAGGCATTGCCGGCAACGTGGGCCAGACCAATTACGCCGCCTCCAAAGCCGGGGTGATCGGGTTTGTGGAAGCCCTGGCGCCCACGGTTGCGGACCGGGGAATCACCGTGAACGCCGTGGCGCCCGGATTCATCGAAACCCAGATGACCGCAGCCATTCCCTTTGCAACCCGCGAGGCCGGACGCCGGCTCGCCAGCCTTTCTCAGGGAGGATTGCCTCAGGACGTGGCCCAGGTCGTGACCTTTTTGGCAAGCCCCCAGGCCAGCGGAGTCACCGGCGGCGTGCTGCGGATCTGCGGCCAAAATTTCATCGGAGCCTGA
- a CDS encoding MaoC family dehydratase — protein MRVSPLYARHQFPVIMALLKTAAGPVLKKVSLNNSGQTTVVEAVLPPRPQGLIEDYLRHVGGEPSWYKGTVPPSLFPQWGFPLMAKTLTGLPYNLTKVLNGGASFVAHAPIPGDRPLKVRAELAQVDETESRVVLLQKMVTGVEDNPECLECRVNAIIPKKSDKKGGKQKALIPQSAQEIATLNLALDSGIDFALLTGDFNPIHWIPSYARMAGFPNTILHGFSSMARTIEALNRNVLAQNPYALKSFECRFVRPLVLPAAPGVFVDKGAVFLGAATGSAPYLSGAYTV, from the coding sequence ATGCGAGTATCCCCCCTGTATGCAAGACACCAATTCCCGGTGATCATGGCCCTGCTGAAAACCGCGGCGGGACCCGTTTTGAAAAAGGTCAGCCTGAACAACAGCGGACAAACAACCGTGGTGGAGGCGGTGCTGCCGCCGCGGCCCCAAGGTCTGATAGAGGATTATCTCCGGCACGTTGGCGGCGAGCCTTCGTGGTACAAGGGGACGGTGCCCCCCAGCCTGTTTCCTCAATGGGGATTTCCCCTCATGGCTAAAACCCTGACCGGCCTGCCCTACAACCTGACCAAGGTGCTGAACGGCGGGGCTTCCTTTGTGGCGCACGCGCCTATTCCAGGGGACCGGCCTTTGAAGGTTCGGGCGGAACTGGCCCAGGTGGACGAAACCGAATCGCGGGTTGTGCTGCTGCAAAAGATGGTCACGGGCGTGGAGGATAATCCCGAGTGCCTGGAATGCAGGGTCAACGCTATCATCCCCAAAAAGTCGGACAAAAAGGGCGGCAAGCAAAAGGCCCTGATTCCCCAATCAGCGCAGGAAATCGCAACCCTTAACCTGGCTTTGGATTCGGGCATTGATTTCGCCCTGTTGACCGGAGACTTCAACCCCATCCATTGGATTCCATCCTACGCCCGAATGGCGGGATTTCCCAACACGATCCTCCACGGATTTTCAAGCATGGCCCGCACCATCGAGGCTTTAAACCGCAACGTCCTGGCCCAAAACCCTTACGCCTTAAAGAGCTTTGAATGCCGGTTCGTCAGGCCTTTGGTTTTACCTGCGGCGCCGGGCGTTTTCGTGGACAAGGGCGCCGTGTTTTTAGGCGCTGCAACGGGGAGCGCGCCTTACCTTTCAGGCGCATACACCGTCTAA
- a CDS encoding sigma-54 interaction domain-containing protein, with amino-acid sequence MNDSAASMLASAGHAFAHKIDKIDYSFDPGSLGQSAGAAGKIQVGEKCWRASVFPFLLNDGQEGFLFLPEAEDILKLVDFDTFLNSIDAAIVITDQNGMLEHINDSLSRLLGVGVREWVGRNVQECIDQKVLTDSVSLKVLRAKKPISMNVSYGAGVTIHYKSVPIMDGHGEVRKVISTGRDVTRLINLEKDLSSSETLKDQYYQRLNTLEVLLGGERIVYSSEPMRKVVQVAIKAGKFDTPVFLWGESGVGKEMAARLIHQSGIRSPGPFVGVNCSAVPSELLESEFFGYADGAFTGARKGGQKGLFDEAEGGTLFLDEITELSLTMQSKLLRVIQEHEFMRVGGRKSIRTDARIIASTNLSWEELTEGSGFRRDLFYRLSVIPIQIPPLRDRRDDILPLIRFFLKTLNQKYKTNIKLAHSLLPRLYNYAWPGNVRELKNVIERLIVVAGADEVGEEELELLNQLDVVKPSDLKEDVSVNRLMPLQEAREKLEQILFKRAYQEGGSIEKAAELLQINPSTIYRKIKKGRLQPP; translated from the coding sequence ATGAACGATTCCGCGGCGTCCATGCTGGCTTCCGCAGGCCATGCCTTCGCCCATAAAATTGACAAAATCGATTATTCTTTTGATCCAGGCTCTCTAGGCCAATCCGCCGGGGCGGCTGGAAAGATTCAGGTGGGAGAAAAATGCTGGCGAGCCAGCGTCTTTCCTTTTCTGCTGAATGACGGCCAGGAGGGATTTCTATTCCTTCCTGAGGCGGAAGATATCCTGAAATTGGTGGATTTCGACACATTTCTGAACAGTATCGACGCGGCAATTGTAATTACTGACCAAAACGGGATGCTGGAGCATATAAATGACTCGTTATCCAGGCTCCTTGGCGTGGGCGTCCGGGAATGGGTTGGCCGCAATGTGCAGGAGTGCATTGATCAGAAGGTTCTGACGGATTCCGTGTCGCTAAAAGTCCTGCGGGCCAAAAAGCCCATAAGCATGAACGTAAGTTACGGCGCGGGGGTGACAATCCACTACAAAAGCGTTCCGATCATGGACGGCCATGGCGAAGTTCGGAAAGTCATCAGCACGGGCCGGGACGTCACGCGTCTTATCAACCTGGAAAAGGATCTGTCCAGTTCGGAAACCCTGAAGGATCAGTATTACCAGCGACTGAACACCCTGGAGGTGCTGCTTGGAGGGGAACGGATCGTCTACTCCAGCGAGCCCATGAGAAAAGTGGTCCAGGTGGCCATCAAGGCCGGCAAATTCGACACCCCCGTTTTTCTGTGGGGGGAGTCGGGCGTGGGAAAGGAAATGGCGGCCAGGCTGATTCACCAATCGGGAATCCGGAGCCCGGGGCCTTTTGTGGGCGTCAATTGTTCGGCCGTTCCCTCCGAACTCCTTGAGTCCGAGTTTTTCGGCTATGCTGACGGCGCTTTCACCGGCGCCAGGAAGGGCGGCCAAAAGGGATTGTTCGACGAGGCCGAGGGAGGAACCTTGTTTCTTGACGAAATTACGGAGCTTTCTCTGACCATGCAAAGCAAGCTCCTCAGGGTGATTCAAGAGCATGAGTTCATGCGCGTGGGCGGCCGGAAAAGCATCCGAACAGACGCCCGGATCATCGCCTCCACAAACCTCTCCTGGGAGGAATTGACGGAAGGGTCGGGATTCCGCCGGGATCTGTTTTACCGGCTGAGCGTGATCCCTATTCAAATCCCCCCCCTGCGGGACAGGCGCGACGACATATTGCCATTGATTCGATTCTTTCTGAAAACACTGAACCAAAAATACAAAACCAATATCAAGCTCGCCCACTCCTTGCTCCCGCGATTGTACAATTACGCTTGGCCGGGGAACGTTCGCGAATTGAAAAACGTCATAGAGAGACTCATCGTGGTTGCCGGTGCGGACGAAGTGGGAGAAGAAGAATTAGAACTGCTGAACCAGCTTGACGTCGTCAAGCCTTCGGATCTAAAGGAAGACGTCTCCGTCAATCGCCTGATGCCTTTGCAGGAGGCCAGGGAAAAATTGGAGCAAATACTCTTTAAACGGGCCTACCAGGAGGGCGGAAGCATTGAAAAGGCTGCTGAACTGCTCCAAATAAACCCGTCCACTATTTATCGCAAAATCAAGAAAGGCAGGCTTCAGCCGCCCTGA
- a CDS encoding class I adenylate-forming enzyme family protein produces the protein MLRTPGLHLGAFPWFHSQARPKKTAFIFGDDKTTWGEFDARASKVHDSLVKAGLKKGDKVGLLALNSISTLEIMYGVIRAGGVIVPLSALQTPNLIAALLKDADARFLFIVSPLNSLIPALEGQLEGIPVENRIGAGFGSEGWLEYEDFIASGSEDLIPADVCDEDECVIIYSSGTTGVPKGIVHTHQARNLTGFAAAIEFRVTDASTMLIATPLFTNATWLMLLGAVSAGAEVLLMDLFSPQGFLNLVQKHKITHTFLVPTMFHAVLTAPEFAAYDLSSLQAMVSMGSVLPLAWKKDILEKMGPGLFELYGLTEGIGTTLKPEQVMEKTGSVGSAISGSNLKIIDDDGNELPWGEIGEIVGWGGALMKHYHNRPEATEEVVWRDKAGRTYIRTGDVGRFDEDGFLYIMDRKKDMIVTGGINVFANDIEEVALAHPDVAEVAVIAAPHEKWIETPVAIVVLREGSDADGEGIKAWINERVSAKHQRVSAVEIRSQPLPRNALGKLLKKVLREPLWQGEGK, from the coding sequence ATGTTAAGGACTCCCGGATTACACCTTGGCGCTTTCCCGTGGTTTCATAGCCAGGCCAGACCGAAAAAAACAGCGTTCATTTTTGGAGACGACAAAACGACCTGGGGGGAATTCGACGCCAGGGCGTCCAAAGTGCATGACTCCCTGGTTAAAGCCGGGCTGAAAAAAGGGGATAAGGTGGGTTTGCTGGCCCTTAACAGCATTTCCACCCTGGAAATCATGTACGGGGTTATTCGGGCGGGCGGGGTTATCGTTCCCTTGTCCGCGCTGCAAACCCCGAACCTGATCGCGGCCTTACTAAAAGACGCGGACGCCAGGTTCCTTTTTATCGTTTCTCCGCTAAACTCGCTCATTCCGGCTTTGGAAGGCCAATTGGAGGGCATTCCGGTTGAAAACCGCATCGGTGCGGGATTCGGGTCGGAGGGTTGGCTGGAGTATGAGGATTTTATTGCCAGCGGCTCGGAGGATCTCATTCCCGCGGATGTTTGCGACGAAGACGAGTGCGTCATTATTTACTCCTCGGGCACCACCGGAGTTCCCAAAGGCATTGTTCACACACATCAAGCCCGTAACCTGACCGGCTTCGCCGCCGCCATCGAGTTCCGGGTTACAGACGCATCCACCATGCTGATCGCCACGCCGCTTTTCACTAACGCCACCTGGTTAATGCTGTTGGGAGCCGTCTCCGCCGGGGCGGAAGTACTGCTGATGGATCTGTTTTCACCCCAGGGCTTTTTGAATCTGGTGCAAAAGCACAAAATCACCCATACGTTTTTAGTTCCCACCATGTTTCATGCGGTGCTCACCGCGCCTGAGTTCGCCGCTTATGATTTAAGCAGCCTGCAGGCCATGGTCTCCATGGGGTCCGTGCTGCCTCTGGCCTGGAAAAAGGATATTCTGGAAAAGATGGGGCCGGGCCTGTTTGAATTGTACGGTCTGACCGAAGGCATTGGGACGACCCTCAAACCCGAGCAGGTCATGGAAAAAACCGGCTCTGTAGGCAGCGCCATCAGCGGCAGCAACCTGAAAATAATTGATGATGACGGCAATGAATTGCCCTGGGGAGAGATCGGGGAGATCGTGGGGTGGGGCGGCGCACTGATGAAGCATTACCACAACCGGCCTGAGGCCACCGAGGAGGTCGTTTGGCGCGACAAAGCGGGCCGGACCTACATTCGCACCGGAGACGTGGGCCGGTTTGATGAAGACGGCTTTCTATACATCATGGACAGGAAAAAGGACATGATCGTAACCGGCGGCATCAATGTGTTCGCCAATGACATCGAAGAAGTGGCCCTGGCCCATCCGGACGTTGCTGAAGTCGCGGTGATTGCAGCGCCTCACGAAAAATGGATCGAGACGCCCGTGGCCATTGTGGTGCTGCGTGAGGGCTCCGATGCTGACGGGGAAGGCATCAAGGCCTGGATCAACGAGCGGGTTTCGGCTAAACATCAGCGTGTGAGCGCCGTGGAAATCCGGAGTCAGCCCTTACCGCGGAACGCCCTGGGTAAACTGCTCAAGAAAGTCCTTCGCGAGCCCCTTTGGCAGGGGGAGGGGAAGTAG
- a CDS encoding ABC transporter permease: MKWFKFIKVALQSILKNRMRSLLTMLGVIIGVGSVITLMALGEGSQKDIKAQISSMGTNLLMIHSGAGRSGGVRLGSGSLATITMDDVKALREKSTTLMAVSPNIRVSEQVIAGNANWSTSVEGVSPDYLTIRNYEIASGTFFTERDVKTRAKAAVLGQTVAQELFGDRDPLGARIRVRNVPFKVIGVLAEKGQSSMGNDQDDVIFTPSTTALYRLSDGKTLRVIMASAVSEEKMDAAEKEITQILRAQHKLSASEEDDFNIRSQTEIINMASQMTGALTALLSAIAGVSLLVGGIGIMNIMLVSVTERTREIGIRMAVGARGSDIMAQFLVEAIILSLIGGVFGIVLGLGLAFGLGAILGCSVVTNLAVILTAVAFTAGVGVFFGFYPARKAAGLHPIEALRYE, encoded by the coding sequence ATGAAATGGTTTAAGTTCATCAAAGTCGCGCTCCAAAGCATTCTAAAAAACCGGATGCGCAGCCTGTTGACCATGCTGGGCGTCATCATCGGCGTCGGATCGGTCATCACTCTCATGGCATTGGGCGAAGGCTCCCAAAAGGACATCAAGGCGCAAATTTCCTCCATGGGAACCAACCTGCTCATGATCCACTCCGGCGCTGGCCGGAGCGGCGGCGTGCGCTTGGGATCGGGGTCTCTGGCCACCATCACCATGGACGACGTCAAGGCCCTGCGGGAAAAATCCACCACCCTGATGGCGGTTTCCCCCAATATCCGCGTGTCCGAGCAGGTGATAGCGGGCAACGCCAACTGGAGCACCTCCGTGGAGGGGGTGTCGCCGGATTATCTTACTATTCGGAATTACGAAATCGCCAGCGGGACGTTCTTTACGGAGCGGGACGTGAAAACCCGCGCCAAGGCGGCGGTCCTGGGCCAGACCGTGGCGCAGGAGCTTTTCGGGGACAGGGATCCCCTGGGGGCGAGAATCCGGGTGCGGAACGTGCCGTTTAAAGTGATCGGCGTATTGGCGGAAAAAGGCCAAAGCTCCATGGGCAACGACCAGGACGACGTCATTTTTACGCCGTCCACAACTGCTTTATACCGGCTGTCAGACGGCAAGACCCTTCGGGTGATCATGGCCAGCGCCGTTTCCGAAGAAAAAATGGACGCTGCGGAAAAGGAAATCACCCAAATTCTCCGGGCTCAGCATAAATTGAGCGCCAGCGAGGAGGACGATTTTAACATCCGCAGCCAGACGGAGATCATCAACATGGCCTCCCAGATGACCGGCGCCTTGACCGCGCTGTTGAGCGCCATCGCCGGAGTGTCCCTGCTGGTGGGCGGCATCGGCATCATGAACATCATGCTGGTTTCCGTCACGGAGCGCACCCGGGAGATCGGCATTCGCATGGCCGTGGGCGCCCGGGGCAGCGACATCATGGCCCAGTTTCTGGTGGAAGCCATCATCCTGAGCCTGATCGGAGGGGTGTTCGGCATCGTCCTGGGGCTGGGCCTGGCCTTTGGGCTGGGCGCAATCCTGGGATGCTCCGTAGTGACCAATTTGGCAGTGATCTTGACGGCCGTGGCCTTCACCGCTGGCGTGGGCGTGTTCTTCGGCTTCTACCCCGCACGCAAAGCCGCCGGGCTGCACCCCATTGAGGCGTTGCGGTATGAGTGA
- a CDS encoding ABC transporter ATP-binding protein, whose translation METILLKDAQKIFTLGGEKVHALDGVSLSIMPGDFVAVMGASGSGKSTLMNIFGCLDTLTSGEYLLEGRNVSGMDKKHLADIRNQRIGFVFQGFNLLPRTSALENVQLPLFYNRNKKGLNPKKLAAEALDRVGLANRMSHEPSQLSGGQQQRVAIARALVNDPAIILADEPTGNLDSKTTLDVLTLFKDLNQQGITIVLVTHEADVGEHARRVIVMRDGRVISDDWNVGSKPPIQAAAPPDSREAAS comes from the coding sequence ATGGAAACCATATTGCTTAAAGACGCCCAAAAGATATTCACCCTGGGCGGGGAGAAGGTGCACGCCCTGGACGGGGTCTCCCTGTCCATCATGCCCGGGGACTTTGTCGCGGTCATGGGCGCTTCAGGCTCCGGCAAGTCCACGCTCATGAACATTTTCGGCTGCCTGGACACCCTGACTTCCGGGGAGTATCTTCTGGAAGGCCGAAATGTGAGCGGCATGGACAAAAAACATCTGGCGGACATCCGCAATCAGCGCATCGGTTTTGTTTTCCAGGGCTTTAACCTCCTACCCCGGACCAGCGCTTTGGAAAACGTGCAGCTACCCCTGTTTTACAATCGCAATAAAAAAGGATTGAATCCCAAAAAACTGGCGGCCGAAGCCCTGGACAGGGTGGGCCTGGCCAATCGCATGAGCCACGAGCCCAGCCAGCTTTCCGGCGGCCAGCAGCAGCGCGTGGCAATCGCCCGGGCCCTGGTGAACGACCCGGCCATCATCCTGGCGGACGAGCCCACGGGCAACCTGGACTCCAAGACCACCCTGGACGTCCTGACCTTGTTCAAGGACCTCAACCAGCAGGGAATCACCATTGTGCTGGTCACCCACGAAGCGGACGTGGGCGAGCACGCCCGGAGGGTGATCGTTATGCGGGACGGCCGGGTTATCAGCGATGATTGGAACGTAGGGAGCAAGCCCCCAATCCAGGCTGCGGCGCCCCCGGACAGCCGGGAGGCGGCTTCATGA
- a CDS encoding efflux RND transporter periplasmic adaptor subunit: MTFLKWIWKILRVLLMVCGAAFIVFAARNFLSAPKPPSQERSPFQTAMVNKGAVETLVSSTGTLAAVGTVEVGTQVSGTIDRVLADYNDKVTKGQILAEMDTSLFEASIKQADAALAQAKAKLRQAKAEYDRNKPLFEKGHLSAQEFLTYETEKETAAASVLSSQAALDTAKTNLRNAVIKSPIDGTVIERAIEEGQTVAASYSTPTLFLIAEDLSDMQIEAAVDESDIGQIREGMPVRFTVQAYPDDEFTGVVLQIRLNPEVVSNVVTYTVVIEAPNETGTLLPGMTATIEFIVQQIKDQLLVPNSALSFAKSEMAGPDAGASDGPAVMISNNGSMPRRVSLETGITDGANTVVLAGAIQEGDRVVTGIKKEQSASKQSILSRLMPRPSRRSGGGGPPPGP; encoded by the coding sequence ATGACGTTTTTAAAATGGATATGGAAAATATTGAGGGTTCTGCTGATGGTTTGCGGAGCGGCTTTCATTGTGTTTGCAGCGCGCAATTTCCTGAGCGCGCCTAAACCTCCTTCGCAGGAAAGGTCTCCCTTCCAAACCGCTATGGTGAATAAAGGCGCCGTGGAAACCCTGGTTTCCAGCACAGGAACCCTGGCGGCCGTGGGCACAGTGGAAGTGGGCACCCAGGTTTCAGGAACCATAGACCGGGTTTTGGCGGACTATAACGACAAAGTGACAAAGGGGCAAATCCTGGCCGAAATGGACACGTCCCTGTTTGAAGCGTCCATCAAGCAGGCGGATGCGGCCCTGGCCCAGGCCAAGGCCAAGCTCAGGCAGGCCAAGGCGGAGTACGACCGCAACAAGCCCTTGTTTGAGAAAGGCCATCTGTCGGCCCAGGAGTTCTTGACTTACGAGACGGAAAAAGAAACGGCTGCGGCCTCCGTGCTCTCCTCCCAGGCCGCCCTGGACACCGCCAAAACCAATCTACGCAATGCGGTCATCAAATCCCCCATTGACGGCACGGTCATAGAGAGGGCCATCGAGGAAGGGCAGACCGTGGCGGCCAGTTACAGCACGCCGACCCTGTTTTTGATTGCTGAGGACCTTTCCGACATGCAGATCGAAGCGGCCGTGGATGAAAGCGACATAGGCCAGATTCGCGAAGGCATGCCCGTGCGCTTTACGGTCCAGGCCTATCCGGACGACGAATTCACGGGCGTGGTCCTGCAAATCCGCCTGAACCCGGAAGTGGTTTCCAACGTGGTCACCTATACCGTGGTGATTGAGGCGCCCAACGAAACCGGCACGCTGCTGCCCGGCATGACGGCCACCATCGAATTTATCGTCCAGCAAATCAAAGACCAGCTTTTGGTTCCCAACTCAGCCTTGTCCTTTGCAAAATCGGAAATGGCGGGACCGGATGCCGGCGCCAGCGACGGTCCGGCCGTGATGATCTCCAATAACGGGAGTATGCCCAGGCGGGTTTCGCTGGAAACGGGAATCACCGACGGGGCCAACACCGTTGTCTTGGCCGGCGCCATTCAGGAAGGCGACAGGGTCGTCACCGGGATAAAAAAGGAGCAAAGCGCCTCCAAGCAAAGCATCTTGTCCAGGCTCATGCCCAGGCCGTCCCGCCGCTCGGGCGGCGGCGGACCGCCTCCCGGCCCCTAA
- a CDS encoding TolC family protein, translating to MIHLNGKIGRILAVTAALVLCLAPAFAQDAEPLTLKKAVALALEHNQDLRMAQNSVKSAEITVKQDKDDFLPSLSASSSWSASADRTDSTEDDTFQSLNAAISTNLNLFNGYGDQASLEKSRYSLSAEENTRNRTMQSVIYNTMEAFFQAYTAREKIKVAENNLEDNARQLDEIQAFYDAGSKPVTDLYQQKAQTSSAQLDLLTAQRDYSVNKIQLMEAIGMPASANFEIAPPSLSRDLLPTGVTTEEALNQALAQRPDIQTQNETISAAQASIRENRAGFLPSLDLTGEVGTNYSSGSDLGFEDQFWDQSMDARVGLSLSIPIFDRNITRNNVAKARISLNNAELALEKIKRQVEVEVGQAVADYQTAEKKVQVTRDQLEYATQALDSSSQRYTVGASTLTELTQARTTFVEAQYDQIEAEVNLRIQAMALAFYSGTLDAKDMSAED from the coding sequence ATGATACATCTAAACGGAAAAATTGGGCGCATTTTGGCTGTGACGGCGGCGCTGGTTCTATGCCTGGCCCCGGCCTTCGCCCAGGATGCCGAGCCTTTGACCCTGAAAAAAGCGGTGGCTCTTGCCTTGGAGCATAACCAGGATCTGCGCATGGCGCAAAACAGCGTAAAAAGTGCGGAGATCACGGTCAAACAGGACAAGGACGACTTCCTGCCCAGCTTGTCGGCCAGTTCTTCCTGGTCCGCCAGTGCGGACCGGACGGACTCCACGGAGGACGACACGTTTCAATCCTTGAACGCCGCCATATCCACGAATCTGAATTTGTTCAACGGGTACGGGGATCAGGCGTCCCTGGAGAAATCCAGGTATTCCCTGTCCGCCGAGGAAAACACCCGGAACAGAACCATGCAAAGCGTGATTTACAATACCATGGAAGCCTTCTTCCAGGCGTATACGGCCCGGGAAAAAATCAAGGTTGCGGAAAACAACCTGGAGGATAACGCCCGGCAGTTGGATGAAATCCAGGCCTTTTACGACGCCGGCAGCAAACCCGTGACCGACCTGTACCAGCAAAAGGCCCAAACCTCCTCCGCCCAGTTGGACTTGCTCACCGCCCAAAGGGATTACTCGGTCAACAAAATCCAGTTGATGGAGGCCATTGGCATGCCGGCAAGCGCGAACTTTGAAATCGCCCCCCCCAGCCTGAGCCGGGATCTGCTGCCGACCGGCGTCACTACGGAGGAGGCCCTGAACCAGGCTCTGGCCCAGCGGCCCGACATCCAGACCCAAAACGAAACCATTTCCGCGGCCCAGGCCTCGATCAGGGAAAACAGGGCAGGATTTCTGCCCAGCCTGGATCTGACCGGCGAAGTGGGCACGAATTATTCCAGCGGCAGCGACTTAGGCTTTGAGGATCAGTTCTGGGATCAAAGCATGGACGCCCGCGTGGGCTTGTCCTTGAGCATTCCCATCTTTGACCGAAACATCACCAGAAACAACGTGGCCAAAGCCCGCATCAGTCTGAACAATGCGGAGTTGGCGCTGGAAAAGATCAAAAGGCAGGTGGAAGTGGAAGTCGGCCAAGCTGTCGCCGACTATCAGACGGCCGAAAAAAAGGTTCAGGTCACCCGCGATCAATTGGAATACGCAACCCAGGCCCTGGATTCCAGCTCACAACGCTATACGGTCGGCGCATCCACCCTGACGGAACTCACCCAGGCCCGCACGACCTTTGTGGAGGCCCAATACGACCAGATTGAAGCGGAAGTCAACTTGCGGATTCAAGCCATGGCCCTGGCGTTCTACTCCGGGACCCTGGACGCCAAAGATATGTCCGCGGAGGATTAG
- a CDS encoding alpha/beta hydrolase family protein, producing MAQEDLRENEKIVHFHVDGLLLQGTFHDPGAANPPVIIGCHGLFADRQSPKQTALARALCKNGAAFLRIDHRGCGGSQGNFKQETTLANRCRDLMAAMDFVKNKIGLKKRMGLFGSSMGGAVCLKTALQNSVDCMVVNAAPMDFSSVIDVLKKANQDQLLSKAFYEENPVLAKDEELPISKILIFHGNQDETVPVAHALALHAMCQEPKKLRLFKNGDHRMSSSRDQGIFIEESVDWYREHLF from the coding sequence ATGGCACAAGAAGACTTGCGAGAAAACGAGAAAATTGTTCACTTTCACGTGGACGGACTTTTGCTCCAGGGAACTTTTCACGATCCCGGCGCCGCCAATCCGCCTGTCATCATAGGTTGTCACGGTCTTTTCGCTGATCGCCAGTCGCCCAAGCAGACGGCTCTGGCGCGGGCTTTATGCAAGAACGGCGCAGCCTTTCTTAGGATAGACCACCGGGGATGCGGAGGCAGCCAGGGAAACTTCAAACAGGAAACCACCCTGGCCAATCGATGCCGGGACCTCATGGCGGCCATGGATTTCGTCAAAAACAAAATCGGCCTGAAAAAAAGAATGGGCCTGTTCGGATCCAGCATGGGCGGCGCGGTCTGCTTAAAGACGGCCTTGCAAAATTCCGTGGACTGCATGGTGGTCAATGCCGCGCCCATGGATTTTTCGTCAGTCATCGATGTGTTAAAGAAGGCCAACCAGGACCAATTGTTGAGCAAGGCCTTTTACGAGGAAAACCCCGTGCTGGCGAAGGACGAAGAGCTTCCCATATCCAAGATTTTGATTTTTCACGGCAATCAGGACGAAACCGTGCCCGTGGCCCACGCCCTTGCCTTGCACGCCATGTGCCAGGAGCCCAAGAAGCTGCGCCTGTTCAAAAACGGAGATCACCGCATGTCCAGCTCCCGCGACCAGGGCATTTTCATTGAAGAATCGGTGGATTGGTATAGGGAGCATCTTTTTTAA